Within Chaetodon auriga isolate fChaAug3 chromosome 7, fChaAug3.hap1, whole genome shotgun sequence, the genomic segment atatatACATAGTGTATAAGCATGTATGTTTTCATACATATATAGCTACCTGCCAAATGGGCTGACTGACAAAATAATTACTAATTACAAAATTAGTTACACCATACATGACCAATATACtggcaaaagaaaaagtgagCATAGGTAAATAATGTTTGCTCAAAGTCCTAATGGTCTGAAGTGAACAGAAGGTTAATGTCAGTCATTCAAAAACAGAGGAGATTGTCAATAATACTTCAAGTTCATGCAAAGATTTaaaccattaaaaatgaaaaaataaacttttcCCTGCTGACCAACCAGCTGTGCAGCTTTCCCTTCATTGTGACTCGGAaggtgcaaaacaaaacaagggaGGGCGGGACTTAATGTGTGGGTTATGGAACAGAGTTGGTGTGCAGTCTGGGCACTTGGTGGGGAGGACCAGTCTCAGTGTCAGCCTCATCCTGGCTGGACGGGCTGCTCACTGTGGCAGTattgggtggtggtggtggtgtggtggtgtggtggttgtggtggtggtggtgctggtatTGGTGCTGGCTGcactactactaatactactactgctgctgctgctgatggcaCCAGTGCAACTGGTGGCAGGCGTGGCAGTTTGCTCTTCTTTGGGCTGCTTACTGGCAAATTCGGTGATGCTGAAGACAAACTGGAGGCAGCCCAGTTTGATGTAGCTGCCATGGTGGAGCAGGGCGGTGCCTTCCCAGCCTTCCCCGCTGCCTCCGATCAGGCTGGAACTGCTCGCCTTACAGCTGCATGACAGAACTAAGCCACCCTGAGGCTGGCTGCTCATCACGCCACTGGCCAGCAGCAAACCCGCCACCGAGCTAGGACCCTCATCATCCTCGCGCTTCTTACTGCGACCTGCAGAGGACACAGGGAGAAATTTGGAGATCGGTACCAACGATGGCTGGAATGTGAACACTATCAGTGCGATTTAGAAAGGACGAAGGAAACAACAGCGGCTCAGGTTGTACAACAAAAGTAAAGATGAAGGGATACAAGCTTTTCATCTCATCAGAAATGATGACATCAGGCAGCAAAACAGTTGAGACGTCAATACACAAGTCTTGTCAGACCCAATGAAATCCGTTTCAGACTGTTATTTTTTCCCAAATTCTGttatctgttttaatttttctgaattctgtgaatttaagcacattttggcCTCAGAAAGTGATTCTCCCTCCCTCTACTACTACAACAACAGTGCCTCCATGTCTTTAACACTCTACGCTGGAGAATTGTGGTACAGCACAATAACATACTTCTGCATTTATGAATTACAACAATTTCAAAGGCCAAACCTCATCATAGAAAGTACAGGCGTGCTTCCCCGATATGTAGTTGCAATGACGTAATTTGTAAGGCACACGTCCATGTCAGCAccttcacaaacacattaaagaaaCAGTGAATTGTCATTTTACAGCAAAATAATAACGATCATCTCAGAAAAATGACACCTCTATACATATCACATACATTGCTTTAGTTTTagtcttgtgtttgtctgaacGCCACATCAAGAACTGTTCCGCTCACAAAAGAGGAAAGTTAACACTTCTTTTGTCAAACCATCTTCTCTTAAAAATTCAAACAGTACAAGGTATCTGTCAACATATGTGTTTTCTATTTGATAAATGGTGAATGTTTTGGAGGTCACTGATACAGTCCGCATGTCTTACCAGATCCTATGTATAACGTCCTGTAGCACATGCTAACAGCTCCTCCTTTTCCTGTCAGAGGGTAGAAGATGGCTCGGGCCTGCACCTTCTTCTGACCTGGTAGGAAGgtttacattcattcaaaatcaacGAGACATGAGATTTGAAACAGATTACAGAGCCGTCCCACAGGCCAGTTCATGTCTTACTGTCAGGGTGGGGTGATGGGGTTTTGGGGACAGCAGCAGTGGCTAGAGGAAGTGGAGTGCTGGGTGCTTTGGGAGGGAAGAGCTGCTGGATCCTCTGCCAGGCCAGGAGCTTGATCATCTCTGCATCCAGCTTGTCCAGCTCTATCCTTGAACggacgcatgcacacacaaaaccattaggtccatttgtttgtttcatcagaCATGACATTTCTGGAACACTTTCTGTAGCACTTACCTCCATCCTCATCCTTTCCATCTTTCATGCAGCTGGACAGGTTAGCGATGGAGGAGAGAGCGCTGGGCAGCAGTGAGTCCATCAGTGCAGGACCAGCCTTTATGTCTGCAGAGGgaacacatgcagagacaaCATGTGGTCAAAGAACTGACACAGATCTGGAGGATTGGACATTTAGCTGGATGGAAACATTATTCATTCGTGtacaaaaaacaattttaaacTATACATTAAGCTTTTTAAATTTgtgtacaaaacaaaactggTTTGTCATATCACACTGCTGTTTGCCGTGGGAAACTGTTCCCAGTGATCACGAGAGGATACACTGTATAGTGGAAAGTGACTGAACACCAACATGCTGAACACCCTTCAATGTGTCAGGACTCATAAAAGCCTGATTTGTTGCAATGCTGTAGGTTGTACAGGTGTTTGGTATTTAATCCATCCTCTGGGGCTCAACATTGCTTTGccatttaaaaaacaactgaatgaaaTACATATTTGTGACAAAAAATAATGCTCTtagacataaaatactgctaCAACAACCCACATATTGAGAAAACACTAATTTTAATTAGTAATGTAGGTGTAAGGTTCTCCCTTTGTTTTGGGGACACAATGGAGAAGGCACTGTCGACTGAAAATCTGCATATTTCTTCCATTAAATAAGAAAATCCTCTATTAATGCCACAGTGGGAAATCTGCAGTGTTATAACAGTAAAGAGGCTGATGTAATAGAAAGAAATATCAGTAAAAAAGCAAGATAtataaaaacaagtaaacaatataataagtaAAACAGGCATTCACATCATTACACAGAGGAAATATTGATACTGCTCAGTGTAGTATGCATTGATATTGCACATGCGTGAATTTGCCATTCatggcaaggcaaggcaaggcaaatttatttgtatagcacaattcatacaccaggcaattcaaagtgctttacagaagcataaaaatacattaaaatcatacatttcaaagaaagaaagaaagagattagaagagaatagaaagataaaaataaaatacaatcaaaggaacattaaaaacagaagccagtaaaagcattagcatttagaatgattactttaagtaaaagctgtagcaaataataatgttttcaaccctgatttaaatgagctgacagctggtgcagacctcaggtgtgtagggagaatgttccacaggtgaggagcataataactaaaagctgcttcactttgtttggttctcattctgggaacacacaatagacctgtccctgatgacctgagaggtctggatacttcatatggagttaataaatctaaaatatatttcgATCCTAGACCATtaaatgctttgtagaccaacagtaagattttaaagtctattctctgactcacaggaagccaatgtagtgatctgaggactggtgtgatatggtccatttttctggtgtttgtaaggactcgtgtagcagcattttgaatcagctgtagttgcctaattgattttttgtttaggccagtaaagactccattgcaatagtccaacctactgaaaataaatgcatgaaccagtttttccatgtcttctttggacagacatcccttaattctggttatatttttcaggtggtcgtaggctgatttggtaatgagctttaactggttgttaaaattcaggtcagaatcaataattacaccaagatttctggctttatctgttgttgtcagtgacatggcattaaggtgagcactgatctttgacctttcatttttggggccaaatacaatcacttctgtcttatctgcattaagctgaagaaaattctgacacatccactcattgatttgatgaatacacccactcagtgaaagtaagggactgtagtcatgtgatgacacagaaatataaagttgtgtatcatctgcgtaagtatgataagaaatattatgttgctccataatctgagctaggggcaacatgtagatattgaaaagaagtggtccaagaatggacccttgtggcaccccacacatcatctttttttgttcagacacatgctcaccaattgacacaaagtagtctctatcttgtaaataagatttgaaccagtgtagtacagtgccagtaagtcccacccacttttccagtctgtcaagaagtatgtcatgatcaactgtatcaaaggcagcactgagatctaataatactaagactgaggttttggaagcatcattattcagatgtatgtcatttaaaactttgataagtacagtctcagtgctgtggtgtggatgAAATCCAGACTGatatgcattaaaaagattgttctgcatcatgaaagcatgcatttgttgaaaaacaaccctttcaataatttttcctagaaagggaagatttgatattggcctgtagttacttatcgctgaagcatccagattagtcttttttaggagaggttttattactgtagttttcaaggcctggggaaagtgaccagactgaagagaattatttattatctgcaacacatctggagctatgcaattaaagacatttttaaaaaagtttgttggcagagtatcaaggcaggtgtgtgtgctctctgtgAAGAGGACTACACACTTCAATTTCTGTAGCTTGAGCTACTGGATGGTGTGATTCTTCCAAAACAGCtgttattataattattattaattattccAAACTTCCATTCAATGTGACTGAATATCAAATAAGCATTCTAAGCAGGTATAATGAACATAGAGATCATTTTCACTGCTTCtattttttcagatttaaatCATGAAAAAGTTAGAAATCAATAACTGATGACTTGCAGCTCTAAAGTGAACTCAAGTGAACCTGGGAAGCCAATCAGCAGTGACCGATCAGCCTGTCTACCTTGATGGACTTCTTGTTGTGCTGGTGGGTGGTGCGTCGGTTGGGAGCGTTCTGACGATGGACTCTACGCAGGAAGTCCAAGTTTACGGCGTGCTGGGACATCCTGTCCTGGAACTGGTCAAAGAGCTGACAGCGGCTGGACAGGCTCAGGCTCCTCTGATTCAGCTGGACAtcagacaaacatttgaaaactaATCACTCAGTTGCACTCTCTTCTGAGACAAActaataaacaacaacaacaaaaattgTCGTCAGCTCTGTATGAGCCAAGACCATGATCCTCACCACTAAGTGCTCAACATGGTTGGGACACATCCATTTGCCAGCAGGTAAAGCTGTGAGTGGAGGGTCCAGACAGTCCATGTGGAACAGAAGGGGACAATAGTCACACTGGATCAGTGGAGCCAACCTGCAACTCTTGTGAGAGGAAGCACAAACAAACCGGTCCAAGACATGAAACatttcagaggtgtgtgtgtgtgtgtgagtgtgtgtgtgtgtgtgtgtgtgtgtgtgtgtgtgtgtatcttggTAAATACGGTCATCTGGTTGTTCATACCTGTTGTACGAATAGCAGACTTTGACTGGTAGAGGAACCAGACCATTGGAATCCAGCTCATGCTGAGGCCTCCTGAACGGCTTCCCTAGcagctcctcttttctcctgcGTTTACTGCTGCCTAGAAGGCCAAACAAGTTTGAATCATTTGAGACACAATCCAACCCAGATATCCCTTTTCTGTCATGAGCCAAAAATCTGAAATGCTCAATTCATTCCAGGGCACATTTTGAAACCGAGATGCagtaatttgtttttatatccACTTTCCACAATTTGCCTCATGTAGAATGAAGAAATATTACATACATGTAGGACTTTTAGATTTGGAATTACTTTACATACTTTATACTCCAAACACTGCACTGAAAGTTGCTGAGTCATGGTGTGTCAACCATCAAGTTCAACTGGTCTTTTATGTAATTAGGTGAGAGGCAGTGAAAGAAGGGGAACAGATCTTCACCACAATCCACTCATACTTCATTTGGATATTGGCTATTTGGATTTTACacttaatttaatttcagttcTGTTTGAGTTCCATgctaaacagaaaatgtttttcactgagTAGAGGTTTTCATACTAGATTGAGAACTAGTTGAGCCAAACCATTACCATAGCTTTAATTACACTTGTTAGTCTTGAGCTAAGCTTTTCACAAAACAAGTACAAGGCAACAATCCTGTTGAAGAAAAGACATTAGCTGAGGTTCATGTACAGAGATCACAGTGTGGAATGGTCTGGCCTGCCTGAACAGGAGTCCTACAGAAAAACATTCTGATGAGCTGCACAGATAACATGGCAACTTTATCTATGTGCTGGCTTACTGTATCTAAGGTCATGACATGccagcttagcttagtttaacCATTCATTGTTTACTGTAATACAATTACAGTTAgccatttggcagatgcttttatccaatgcaacatacatatgaattcacacaccaatggcacagcaccAGGGACAGTTTTGGGTTTCAGTATCTTGCcaaaggatacttcggcatgtggactgccgaggccagggatcgaaccaccgacctcttggtggatgaccgctctacctcctgagccacagccatcCACAATAATATTTTCTCTCAAAGATTTGTTGCAGATTTTGTTGCACACCGCAAATGAGAGATAATAGCTATGATTTAGTCACATACAGATGCAACAAGTGTAAAGTCTTCTTCTGTATGTGAACTTAGTGGGACTGATATTCTCCAGTGCCTTAGTTGGCTACATATTCCAATTTCCAAAGTAATGGTGGTCAATGCTGACATTCAGTTGTCTTTTCCAAGGCCTTTACAGGCCAGGATCACTCTGGCTCCTCTCTTTGCCAGATCCAGAGCCGTGGCCTTGCCAATGCCAGTGTTACTTCCTTTACAGGGAAACAATTCACATACatcaaaagcaacaaaagactgacaACAAAGAGCTGTGATAACCTCAGTTATATCTGACTGTCATTCAAGGGCTGGTCACCTGCAAATACACAGGTTTTAAAACAAAAGATTAGAGCCTCAGaataaacaaatcattttaatatatCTGGTATAGAGATTACATAAGCAGAGATTTGTTGCAGATTTTGTTGCACACCGCAAATGAGAGATAATAGCTACGAGTTAGTCACATACAGATGCAACAAGTGTAAAGTCTTCTTCTGTATGTGAACTTAGTGGGACTGATATTCTCCAGTGCCTTAGTTGGCTACATATTCCAATTTCCAAAGCAATGGTGGTCAAGAAATCTAAATCTTAATCAAATCTTAAGTGACAGTCCTTAAATATCCTATTGATTTTGTTGTTCTATGTTCAAAATTTTGTATTCAGATGAAGAAATGTTCTAAATCACTCCCTAAGATCTCACCTTTTTACCTACAACTGAATTCTCTCCTTaaatcactgcaaaaaaaatgcaaagtaaaaaGTCCCAAACATGACGTGACGTGATGTGATGTATTGCACGTGATGTAGTGCAAAGGCTGTCCCAGTTCTGCTCATGCCATTCAGGGCCCTTGCAGCCTCTTGCGCTCAAGCACTTATCAGGTGAGTGCTGGTGAGTGCCATAAGGCCTTAGGGGGACATTCATAGGGATGTTACTTTGACACGTGCTGCCCACCTAAACATCGTTTAGTGACCCCTCATTGCTCCTGATGGCAGTGGCCTCCATCAGCAGGACAATGCACGCCACCACAgttggttttaatgttgttgctGATCGGTGTATGTAAAACAAAGAATACCATGAAATGTGTGGAGGCCAGTACTGACTTTTTTCATACCAGCTCTAAGATAAGCCCACACTGTCTGTTCGCATTAAGCCTACGTTCTTATTCTGAACTGATCAATTAGATACCATAATCTTCTTCCATAAGAATACAGTGTGcttttaaaaactgaacattttgaaaTTTTTTGCTGCTTATGTAATCTCTATACCAGatatattaaaatgatttgtttattCTGAGGCTCTAATCTTTTGTTTTAAAACCTGTGTATTTGCAGGTGACCAGCCCTTGAATGACAGTCAGATATAACTGAGGTTATCACAGCTCTTTGTtgtcagtcttttgttgcttttgatGTATGTGAATTGTTTCCCTGTAAAGGAAGTAACACTGGCATTGGCAAGGCCACGGCTCTGGATCTGGCAAAGAGAGGAGCCAGGGTGATCCTGGCCTGTAAAGGCCTTGGAAAAGACAACTGAATGTCAGCATTGACCACCATTACTTTGGAAATTGGAATATGTAGCCAACTAAGGCACTGGAGAATATCAGTCCCACTAAGTTCACATACAGAAGAAGACTTTACACTTGTTGCATCTGTATGTGACTAAATCATAGCTATTATCTCTCATTTGCGGTGTGCAACAAAATCTGCAACAAATCTTTGAGAGAAAATATTATTGTGgatggctgtggctcaggaggtagagcggtcgtccaccaagaggtcggtggttcgatccctggcctcggcagtccacatgccgaagtatcctttgGCAAGATACTGAAACCCAAAACTGTCCCTggtgctgtgccattggtgtgtgaattcatatgtatgttgcattggataaaagcatctgccaaatggcTAACTGTAATTGTATTACAGTAAACAATGAATGgttaaactaagctaagctggCATGTCATGACCTTAGATACAGTAAGCCAGTACATAGATAAAGTTGCCATGTTATAACCATTCCACACTGTGATCTCTGTACATGAACCTCAGTTAATGTCTTTTCTTCAACAGGATTGTTGCCTTGTACTTGTTTTGTGAAAAGCTTAGCTCAAGACTAACAAGTGTAATTAAAGCTATGGTAATGGTTTGGCTCAACTAGTTCTCAATCTAGTATGAAAACCTCTACTCAGTGAAAAGAACTGAAATTAAACTAAGTGTAAAATCCAAATAGCCAATATCCAAATGAAGTATGAGTGGATTGTGGTGAAGATCTGTTCCCCTTCTTTCACTGCCTCTCACCTAATTACATAAAAGACCAGTTGAACTGGATGGTTGACACACCATGACTCAGCAACTTTCAGTGCAGTGTTTGGAGTATAAAGTATGTAAAGTAATTCTAAATCTAAAAGTCCTACATGTGTGTAATATTTCTTCATTCTACTTGAGGCAAGTTGTGGaaagtggaaataaaaacaaattactgCACCTCGGTTTCAAAATGTGTCCTGGAATGAATTGAGCATTTCAGATTTTTGACTCATGACAGAAAAGGGATATCTGGGTTGGATTGTGTCTCAAATGATTCAAACTCATTTGGCCTTCTAGGCAGCAGTAAACgcaggagaaaagaggagctgCTAGGGAAGCCGTTCAGGAGGCCTCAGCATGGACTGTCTGGACCCTCCACTCACAGCTTTACCTGCTGGCAAATGGATGTGTCCCAACCATGTTGAGCACTTAGTGGTGAGGATCATGGTCTTGGCTCATACAGAGCTGAAGAcaatttttgttgttgttgtttattagTTTGTCTCAGATGAGAGTGCAACTGAGTGATtagttttcaaatgtttgtctgaTGTCCAGCTGAATCAGAGGAGCCTGAGCCTGTCCAGCCGCTGTCAGCTCTTTGACCAGTTCCAGGACAGGATGTCCCAGCACGCCGTAAACTTGGACTTCCTGCGTAGAGTCCATCGTCAGAACGCTCCCAACCGACGCACCACCCACCAGCACAACAAGAAGTCCATCAAGGTAGACAGGCTGATCGGTCACTGCTGATTGGCTTCCCAGGTTCACTTGAGTTCACTTTAGAGCTGCAAGTCATCAGTTATTGATTTCTAACTTTTTCATGatttaaatctgaaaaaataGAAGCAGTGAAAATGATCTCTATGTTCATTATACCTGCTTAGAATGCTTATTTGATATTCAGTCACATTGAATGGAAGTTTggaataattaataataattataataacaGCTGTTTTGGAAGAATCACACCATCCAGTAGCTCAAGCTACAGAAATTGAAGTGTGTAGTCCTCTTcacagagagcacacacaccaTAAATGGCAAATTCACACATGTGCAATATCAATGCATACTACACTGAGCAGTATCAATATTTCCTCTGTGTAATGATGTGAATGCCTGTTTtacttattatattgtttactctttttttttttttaatcatatctTGCTTTTTTACTGATACTTCTTTCTATTACATCAGCCTCTTTACTGTTATAACACTGCAGATTTCCCACTGTGGCATTAATAGAGGATTTTCTTATTTAATGGAAGAAATATGCAGATTTTCAGTCGACAGTGCCTTCTCCACCTGTCTCCCCAAAACAAAGGGAGAACCTTACACCTACATTACTAATTAAAATTAGTGCTTTCTCAATATGTGGGTTGTTGTAGCAGTACTTTATATGTCtaagagcatttttttttgtcacaaatATGCAtttctttcagttgttttttaaatggCAAAGCAATGTTGAGCCCCAGAGGATGGATTAAATACCAAACACCTGTACAACCTACAGCATTGCAACAAATCAGGCTTTTATGAGTCCTGACACATTGAAGGGTGTTCAGCATGTTGGTGTTCAGTCACTTTCCACTATACAGTGTATCCTCTCGTGATCACTGGGAACAGTTTCCCACGGCAAACAGCAGTGTGATATGACAAAccagttttgttttgtacacAAATTTAAAAAGCTTAATGTTTAgtttaaaattgttttttgtaCACGAATGAATAATGTTTCCATCCAGCTAAATGTCCAATCCTCCAGATCCGTGTCAGTTCTTTGACCACATGttgtctctgcatgtgtccCCTCTGCAGACATAAAGGCTGGTCCTGCACTGATGGACTCACTGCTGCCTAGCGCTCTCTCCTCCATCGCTAACCTGTCCAGCTGCATGAAAGATGGAAAGGATGAGGATGGAGGTAAGTGCTACAGAAAGTGTTCCAGAAATGTCATGTCTGATGAAACAAACGAATGGACCTAATGGTTTTGCGTGTGCACGCGTCCGTTCAGGGATAGAGCTGGACAAGCTGGATGCAGAGATGATCAAGCTCCTGGCCTGGCAGAGGATCCAGCAGCTCTTCTCTCCCAAAGCACCCAGCACTCCACTTCCTCTAGCCACTGCTGCTGTCCCCAAAACCCCATCACCCCACCCTGACAGTAAGACATGAACTGGCCTGTGGGACGGCTCTGTAATCTGTTTCAAATCTCATGTCTCgttgattttgaatgaatgtaaacCTTCCTACCAGGTCAGAAGAAGGTGCAGGCCCGAGCCGTCTTCTACCCTCTGACAGGAAAAGGAGGAGCTGTTAGCATGTGCTACAGGACGTTATACATAGGATCTGGTAAGACATGTGGACTGTATCAGTGACCTCCGAAACATTCACCATTTATCAAATAGAAAACACATATGTTGACAGATACCTTGTACTGTTTGAATTTTTAATAGAAGATGGTTTGACAAAAGAAGTGTTAACTTTCCTCTTTTGTGAGCGGAACAGGTCTTGACGTGGCgttcagacaaacacaagactAAAACTAAAGCAATGTATGTGATATGTATAGAGGTGTCATTTTTCTGAGATGATCGTTATTATTTTGCTGTAAAATGACAATTCACTGtttctttaatgtgtttgtgaaggTGCTGACATGGACGTGTGCCTTACAAATTACGGTCATTGCAACTACATATCGGGGAAGCACGCCTGCATTTTCTATGATGAGGTTTGGCCTTTGAAATTGTTATAATTCATAAATGCAGAAGTGTGTTATTGTGCTGTACCACAATTCTCCAACGTAGAGTGTTAAAGACATGGAGGCACTGTTGTTGTAATagtagagagagggagactcaCTTTCTGAGGCCAAAATGTGCTTAAGTTcacagaattcagaaaaattaaaacagaaaactgaatttgAGAAAAAATA encodes:
- the LOC143323004 gene encoding PHD finger protein 12-like, which translates into the protein MDSLLPSALSSIANLSSCMKDGKDEDGGIELDKLDAEMIKLLAWQRIQQLFSPKAPSTPLPLATAAVPKTPSPHPDSQKKVQARAVFYPLTGKGGAVSMCYRTLYIGSGADMDVCLTNYGHCNYISGKHACIFYDEVWPLKLL